Part of the Thermomicrobium sp. 4228-Ro genome is shown below.
GTTGATCCGCACCCGCCGTGCGTACTCGGCGAGTGAAACAAGTTCGATCTCCTGCCGTTCCCGCTCGGCGAGTGCCTGCTCGATCTCGGTCAGCCGCCGGTGGAGCCGCTCGCGTTCCGTCTCCAGCTCCGCCACCTGCCGGCGTACGAGCTCCCAAAGCACATCATCGTCGTCCTCGGCGCGGGCGTACCGGCGAACGAGCCGTTCCTGCTGTGCGGCAATCCGCGCCAGCTCCCGTTCGATACTCGCGCGCTGCCGCTCCACTCCATCGTCACGCGGAGTATGCCGCCGACGCTCCAACTCGGCCTCGATCAGCCGGAGGTCGCCGAGCAGAGCCGAAACCTGGTCCCAGATCCAGCGCTCGATCCGATCGGCCGGCACGCGACCCGCGCCGCAGGCACCGCTCGGAAACTGGCGCGAGGAGCAGCGGTAGATCCGACGGCCACGATCGACATCGGCATACATTCGTCGTCCACAGACGGCACAGCGAACGAGCCCGCGCAGGAGAAAGAACCGCTCCGCGTTCCGCACCCGCTCGCCGTGGTTCTGGCGCAACCGCTCCTGGGCGGCCAGCCAGAGGGACCGCTCCACGATCGCCGGCGTGACCCCGTCCGGCAGCCTGAGCCACTCACGCGGATCCCGCAGACGGGGATTTCGACCTGGCCTGGCCTCCCAGCGCAGTGCCCACGTCTCGCCGATGTATGCCGGATCGGTAAGGATGCGGCGCACCGTAGATTTCCCCCAGCGTGGCGTGCGACCGTCGCGATACTGACGCCGCGACATTGCTGGCGCTGGTACACCCTCCCCGTTCAGCCTGCGAGCGATCTCGCGCAGAGAGAGCCCATCAAGGACATACCAGTGATAGATACGGCGCACGACATCCGCCTCGACTTCGCAGACGACACGCCGCCCATCCTCGTGCCGGTAGCCGTAGAGCGGGACGGAGGCGGCGAGGAAGACGCCCCGTTCGAGGAGGGCGCGCTTGGCTCGCATGGTGCGCTCACGAATCTGCGTCCACTCACGCTTTGCTGCCCAACCACGCACGAACGCGACCAGAGTTCCGGTGTCGTCCTCTGGGAGGCGCTCGGTCACACAGGCCAGCGCCACGCCAGCCAGACCG
Proteins encoded:
- a CDS encoding recombinase family protein, whose product is MRAAIYCRVSTDEQAANASLPTQEASCRSWCAEHGDTVVAVYADTASGTVWERLELQRLLADAQRGVFDLVVCHALDRLSRDPEHVTALRVLLGLAGVALACVTERLPEDDTGTLVAFVRGWAAKREWTQIRERTMRAKRALLERGVFLAASVPLYGYRHEDGRRVVCEVEADVVRRIYHWYVLDGLSLREIARRLNGEGVPAPAMSRRQYRDGRTPRWGKSTVRRILTDPAYIGETWALRWEARPGRNPRLRDPREWLRLPDGVTPAIVERSLWLAAQERLRQNHGERVRNAERFFLLRGLVRCAVCGRRMYADVDRGRRIYRCSSRQFPSGACGAGRVPADRIERWIWDQVSALLGDLRLIEAELERRRHTPRDDGVERQRASIERELARIAAQQERLVRRYARAEDDDDVLWELVRRQVAELETERERLHRRLTEIEQALAERERQEIELVSLAEYARRVRINLQRMDESERRQALEVLRVRVTASGSDPRGWSWAWG